In Geobacter anodireducens, a genomic segment contains:
- a CDS encoding 16S rRNA (cytosine(967)-C(5))-methyltransferase has protein sequence MNQSTADPRRSAYDILVRVERERTFAEPLIDRELSGGILRGPDRGLLTELVYGVLRRTATLDYLVDLFCATRAAKLERAVLILLRLGLYQIFFLDRIPVSAAVNETVTLAREKAPRASGLVNAVLRRSDRERSLVSWPDRELDPAGYLSLRHSHPRWIVEGWIAQLGFEDAEALAAVMATPPPLTVRVNTLRTSREAYLDLLKEAGTEAEPTRHSPHGIRILSRTAVAALPGFGEGLAIVQDESSQLASLLLEPRPGERVLDACASPGGKATHLAQIMSDRGEVIAWDVAEKKLVPITDNARRLGIGIIRPAVADARNPEQTVAPFDRILVDAPCSALGVLRRTPEGKWWKTPDDVARLAQSQRRILAGAASLLKPGGTLLYSTCSTTTDENESIIEDFLSHHADFMLEDLNYHFPCLSELITGRGMFRSWPHCHGMDGFFAARLRRA, from the coding sequence GTGAACCAGTCCACCGCCGACCCACGCCGTTCGGCCTATGATATCCTCGTCCGCGTCGAACGGGAGCGGACCTTTGCCGAACCGCTCATCGACCGGGAATTGTCCGGCGGCATTCTGAGGGGCCCCGACCGGGGGCTCCTGACCGAGCTCGTCTATGGGGTGCTGCGCCGGACGGCAACCCTCGACTACCTGGTGGACCTTTTCTGCGCCACGCGGGCCGCCAAGCTGGAGCGAGCGGTCCTGATCCTGCTCCGCCTGGGGCTCTACCAGATCTTCTTCCTTGACCGGATTCCGGTGTCCGCCGCAGTCAACGAAACGGTGACGCTGGCCCGGGAGAAGGCGCCACGGGCCAGCGGCCTCGTTAATGCGGTCCTCCGCCGGTCCGACCGGGAACGGTCATTGGTCTCCTGGCCCGATCGGGAGCTGGACCCGGCCGGCTACCTCTCCCTCCGCCACTCCCATCCCCGCTGGATCGTGGAGGGGTGGATCGCCCAATTGGGATTCGAAGATGCGGAAGCGCTTGCCGCCGTCATGGCGACGCCCCCTCCCCTCACCGTGCGGGTCAACACGCTGCGGACGTCACGCGAGGCGTACCTCGACCTTCTGAAGGAAGCGGGTACGGAAGCGGAGCCCACGCGCCATTCTCCCCACGGCATCCGTATTCTCTCGCGGACAGCGGTGGCGGCGCTGCCGGGCTTCGGTGAGGGGCTCGCCATCGTGCAGGACGAATCGTCCCAACTGGCCTCGCTCCTCCTGGAGCCCCGGCCCGGCGAGCGGGTCCTCGATGCCTGTGCGTCCCCCGGCGGCAAGGCGACCCACCTTGCCCAGATCATGAGCGACCGGGGCGAGGTCATTGCCTGGGACGTGGCGGAGAAAAAGCTCGTTCCGATCACCGACAATGCCCGCCGTCTGGGCATCGGCATCATCCGGCCCGCCGTGGCCGATGCCCGGAATCCGGAGCAGACCGTCGCCCCCTTCGACCGGATTCTGGTGGATGCCCCCTGCTCAGCCCTGGGGGTGCTGCGCCGCACCCCCGAGGGGAAGTGGTGGAAGACCCCCGACGACGTGGCCCGGCTGGCCCAGAGCCAACGCCGGATACTGGCGGGAGCCGCTTCCCTGCTGAAGCCGGGGGGCACGCTCCTCTACTCCACCTGTTCCACCACAACGGATGAAAATGAGTCAATTATCGAGGATTTTCTTTCGCACCACGCCGATTTCATGTTAGAAGACTTGAATTATCATTTCCCCTGCCTGTCGGAACTCATCACCGGCCGGGGCATGTTCCGCAGTTGGCCCCACTGCCACGGCATGGACGGCTTTTTTGCCGCCCGCCTTCGCCGGGCCTGA
- a CDS encoding diguanylate cyclase response regulator yields the protein MAMTALIIDDSEVLREEIVRTLKEARLFETYLEARDGLEGFKILLNNKVDLVLCDLEMPRMDGFRFLSMTRSRGELQDLPIILLTSREDRDTKIRGLEQGASDYVTKPFDSGELVARVRVQLKVKGLQDELKRSNELLRKLSITDPLTHLHNRRHLMEMVDKEFQRASRKGGALSLVILDIDYFKKINDTYGHQEGDKVLVTLAGIVCQRLRSYDVAARYGGEEFVLLLPETPLQEAQAIAERLRLEVQDHVFDGSLHGQVITISLGVSTYPSPRVEGTDSLFRQADEALYRAKQNGRNRVELMSGST from the coding sequence ATGGCGATGACAGCCCTCATAATCGACGATTCGGAAGTCCTGCGCGAGGAAATAGTGCGCACCCTCAAGGAAGCCCGGCTGTTCGAGACCTACCTGGAAGCCCGGGACGGCCTCGAAGGGTTCAAGATCCTCCTCAACAACAAGGTGGACCTGGTGCTCTGCGACCTGGAAATGCCGAGGATGGACGGGTTCCGCTTCCTTTCCATGACCCGGTCCCGGGGTGAGCTCCAGGATCTTCCGATCATCCTGCTGACCAGCCGGGAAGACCGGGACACGAAAATCCGCGGGCTTGAGCAGGGGGCATCCGACTACGTCACCAAGCCCTTCGACTCGGGAGAGCTGGTTGCCCGGGTCCGGGTCCAGTTGAAAGTGAAGGGGCTCCAGGACGAGTTGAAGCGTTCCAACGAATTGCTGCGCAAACTGTCAATCACCGATCCCCTCACCCACTTGCATAACCGTCGCCATCTGATGGAAATGGTGGACAAGGAGTTCCAGCGGGCCTCCCGCAAGGGTGGCGCCCTTTCCCTGGTTATTCTTGATATCGACTATTTCAAGAAGATCAACGACACCTATGGTCATCAGGAGGGGGACAAGGTCCTGGTGACCCTTGCCGGGATAGTCTGCCAACGGCTTCGCAGCTACGATGTGGCTGCCCGCTACGGGGGCGAAGAGTTTGTCCTGCTGCTGCCGGAAACCCCTTTGCAGGAGGCCCAGGCCATTGCCGAACGGCTCCGGCTGGAGGTGCAGGACCATGTCTTCGACGGCAGCCTCCACGGGCAGGTCATCACCATCAGTCTTGGCGTGTCCACCTATCCGTCGCCCCGCGTGGAGGGGACCGACTCCCTCTTCAGGCAGGCCGACGAGGCCCTCTACCGGGCCAAGCAGAACGGTCGCAACCGGGTGGAGCTCATGTCAGGCTCGACATAG
- a CDS encoding ribulose-phosphate 3-epimerase, producing the protein MKKIAPSILSADFSRLGDEVRAVAAAGADYIHVDVMDGHFVPNITIGPLVVEAVRRVTELPLDVHLMIEHPDRYIPDFAAAGSDIIVVHAEASIHLHRTIQLIKSLGKKAGVSLNPATPLNCLDYVLEDLDLVLLMTVNPGFGGQSFIEACIPKIQALRAMLDRRGCEAELEVDGGVKIDNIARIAHAGADVFVAGSAVFGSPDYEATIKELKRRAKEPIL; encoded by the coding sequence ATGAAAAAAATTGCCCCATCGATCCTGTCCGCCGATTTTTCCCGCCTGGGCGACGAGGTGCGTGCCGTGGCGGCGGCCGGGGCCGATTATATCCACGTGGACGTCATGGACGGACATTTCGTGCCCAACATAACCATCGGCCCCCTGGTGGTGGAGGCGGTGCGCAGGGTCACCGAGCTTCCCCTGGACGTCCATCTGATGATCGAGCACCCCGACCGCTACATCCCCGACTTCGCCGCGGCTGGGTCGGACATCATCGTGGTTCATGCGGAGGCGTCCATTCACCTCCACCGCACGATCCAGCTCATCAAGTCCCTGGGCAAGAAGGCAGGGGTATCCCTTAATCCGGCCACTCCCCTCAACTGCCTCGACTATGTCCTCGAAGACCTGGACCTGGTGCTGCTCATGACCGTCAATCCGGGATTCGGCGGCCAGTCGTTCATCGAGGCCTGCATTCCCAAGATCCAGGCGCTGCGGGCCATGCTCGACCGCCGCGGCTGCGAGGCAGAGCTTGAGGTGGACGGCGGGGTGAAAATCGACAACATCGCCCGCATCGCCCATGCCGGCGCCGACGTTTTCGTGGCCGGCAGCGCCGTTTTCGGCAGCCCCGACTATGAAGCGACCATAAAAGAGCTAAAGCGTCGGGCAAAAGAGCCGATACTGTAA